In Antechinus flavipes isolate AdamAnt ecotype Samford, QLD, Australia chromosome 6, AdamAnt_v2, whole genome shotgun sequence, the sequence GCAGGGATCCATTCAAGTACGACATTTATGTCTAGTTCTACAGTTTGCAAATTGTTCCTTTTATCCTTAAGATGAGGGAGGTGctatttttgtccccattttcCTGGTGAAGCTGGTGCTTGGAAAAAGCATgttgacctgcccaaggtcacacaagcagtaagtgtcagaggcaggatttgaacctggggaTTTTTGACTTTAAGACTATCCTATGTGGCTAAAATATGTTGCCTCTCAGCTACAACTTAAAACTCCCAGtggaatgaaataaaattccatttagtTAGATTGGAAGGATTATCTCAGAGAAATAATTGACTACAGAGGTTCTCAAGCTGGGGTTTGTAGATAGATTTCAGAACATAAATGAGCTTaggaaacatataaatatatttattaaaatttttaaaaatctgagaaggaGGTCTGCAGGTTTCACCAGACTGGCAAAGGAACCCATGACATCttaaaggttaagaacctcttaGCCTAAcctagttttatagatgaggagttTAATGTGCAAGGTCTTAGAGATTACTACCCATATTTAAACACACATGTTTTGGTGTTGAACCCAAACCTCTTTCCTGATACTATGTGCTCTTCCCATCATGGAGAGCCTTCTGCTAATATTTCATACATATTAAAAAACTGGATTTTCTACAACACAAATAAAATTCTTAGTAATGTTCACCTGATTGTCACCAACAGTCTTTTATAGAATTTGACCTTAAAAACCTCTAAATTGTTTTTGAGATGAACtaagatgggggaaagaaggcagaatgttggaaattggaattaaaattaaaatggaaaatggaattaaaccaaaaaaaaaaaacccaaaaacaaaaaactttgtccCCTTGTGTATAGGTGAGAAATATTGAGAGGATTTGGTTTTGTCCCTTCTGGATATTCTGGATAGTCCTTTCCACGTCTGTGGTTTAGGAGATCAATCCTGAGCTGCCTAAAACACAAGGAGATAAAGGGACTTGCCCCAGTATCAGAAGCAAGAAATCACCCTACTCTAAATCCCACATACTAGAGATACTTCCATTCTACCTGACAGAAATGagaagataaatatttattttcatgtagCCAAAGCCAAACATAATGCTTTTCCAGCCTTCTCCCATGGCCCTCCAAAGAGGGGGAATAAAAGGCTGATATCTTTCCATTTTACTGAACTAACCTAGGGCTAACATGTGGAAACCCGGTCTTTAGGAGGAATAATTCGATTTTACACCATTTGGGACAGAGCTGTCTGATGGGCTCATTAATTGCTTGGGATTGCCATTGTTTATGAAGTTGTTATATAACTTCTGCATGGGGATGTTAGAGAGGGAACATCTGCTTCTGGTCATAGAGCGGGGAACCTCTGAGGTCATTCCCAATTCTCAGATGCtcaaatttctttgtttctggTAATTAATTATTTGCAATAAATATACTTTCCCTGAATTACCTGCCCATTTCAAGAAATACTTTGGCTAACCTAGTTTCCTAGGGGAGTGTCTTCATGGCCTACCTGCCTTGGTGCAGAAACCGGCTTTCTCGGTAGCTATAAGGTGTATTTTTAGGGCCTGGGAGTGTCCGACTGATTTGAAATACATTTTCTGAAAATAGTTAAAGGTTCTGTGACCTTTCTGTGACTGCCTTTTTCTCAGCCTTACTTTCAGGCTCAATGCAGAGCTTACCTTTGCAGACATCTTAACAGTCCACCAGGATGGTTCTTCAAAGTATAgattaattcacatttttaaaattaaaaaaaagaagtgttcCTTTGAGACAGATGTGCAGAAAGATGTCCCATATCAACTGGATACTTCAAGCAAAACAAGATAGTATTGTGTAAGGTTTTGGATTATGTGGAAAATAGACATAATTTCTCAAGTGTATAATTTTGAAAAGCTGCTAGGATTTAATCGCTCACTTTTCCAATTATTATGGAGTCACTTAATTCCTGGTTCTTGGTCTTCTTATGGAAAATGGTGGAATGGGACTGACTTCTGGACATCTAGgttccctttcagttctagatcAGTGTTCCTTTGGGTTTCAAATTACAGAAAGGAGTAAAAGTCAATCTACATTTTGCCTTTCTCTATAGATCAGCTTGTAAGGGTATTCATATATAGAGTTCTCCCTTCCATATCATAAAAGTTAGGGTCACAGTGCCCCTGCAATCTGGAAAATTCATGGAAACTGttttggccctccctttgtaCTAGAGGAgaagtctgactttttttttttctttttctttcatgagGTCTTCCCagtaccttattataaaatttggattgatattatataataccatacatatatttaatgcatttttcAGTTTCCAACCTCTTTCTGTGTTGTCTGTAGCCTTTACCTATGGATagtttctgcaaaactcccctCAAATTTCCATTTCACTTCTTACGTTTCCCAGGATATAGAAAAACGTGATGGGGAAAGTCGCAATATGGAAGGGGATAACTGTATTTGGGATCAGATCTCTTCTGGGTTTTTTCATCAATTGAAATCAACCCTGAGGTCACAAAGTCACAGACTTTGTTGGAGGAGAGGGATCTGAGGGATCAGATCATTAATTTTGCAAATGGAAAACAAATGCTCAGAGGAGTGATCCAGCTTGCCCAAAATTATACACCTTGTAGGGTGACTGAGCCAGGACAAGAATTCAGTGTTCCCAACCTGATCTGGTTCTttcaaaagggctataaaagggCAAGTCTATATCAGGCAAAGGTATCCAAGCAGACCAGGAAATTTGCTCCAAACATAGCTCTTTCTCACACTAGTTAGTTGGCCTATAATGAAATGCAGTGTGAACAAACACACAAGAAATGTGGCTGGATCTTAACAATCAAAGTGTTGATGGAGATGGTTTGATGAGTTCTTAAAGCAGCCCCAGGAAAAAATGGGGGCTGGTGGGGGCTCAGCTAGGGAAGATGGAGGGACCAAATAATCACATGCTCAGCAGCTGGATCACAAAATCTTGAAAAcgtcactcttttttgttgtctgGACCTGTtgtctcatctgtcaaatgagggtgAGAGATTCTATGACCCCGAGATACCTTCCTGCTCTAACTCAAGACtgttatttctcttcctcctatcGTGGTGCCCTTCAGCTTCCTTGATTGTTTGTCAGCAttacctttcctttctctcttgtaTTTTTCCAAGCCCTTCTAGAGTCTGCATGAATAATCAGAGCAGGGTTAGCTCCTAAGGGAGGAATGAGTGCCCCTTGTCTTTAGCCACTGTCTACTTGGGAGTATTCACCTGATCAATGAATGGATGTTGGGAGAAGCTCATCTTCCGTAGAATTTCTCATGCTGGTTCAACAAATATATTGGCAACCCCATGTCTTGGCGAGGTAACTTGAAGCTGGTTCTGAGATTGAAAAACCTGGATAACTAAAACTATTGCTTAGATGAACCTGTAATTGCCTACAATATTTCAGCTAAACTTATTTCATTAACTTACATTATTGGAGCCATTCTTCTAGTCTCTAATTCGATGTCTATAATCTTggttttcaataaaatttaacattaatACTTGCAAATCATTGGGCTTGGTATTGAGCTAGATTCAAGGCTAATTTTATAGCTTCAAAGACCCTTAGAATCTGTTGGAGAGATAGGTCATGTCCACAAGTATTGACAAACCAAACTCAGAAGTATATTAGAATCACAGAAATTACCAGTACGAGGGTGAAGGAGAAATTACTTTACACCCTCTAACACCTATTTAATGTCAAATTGTCATGGCGCTCTGCACCTAATAGGAGGAAGATCTGGAGGacaggggaagaaggaggaatgaatcgttttcattttataatttttcatggGAACATTTCCATTTAAATGTTTCAGAAAATATGCTTTAGTGAGGAAAAAGTTCCAGTTATGTCAATACTCgatggatttttttcttgttgactACAAAAATGGCTCTTAGCTGCTGAATCAAGTCCTTCCTCGTTTACCTAGTTTTTAAGAGTCTCGGTAGTCTTGTAGTAGCAACATTACATCATAAAGGAGAGGAATCAGTTGTACTCCAACACCTAGGCTGGGCTGTAGTTCTACTGGTTTCTTTAAAGTACTCCCCAACGCCAAGTATACCATAAACAGTCTGACTTCCTTGCCTCTACTTTGGCTATTCCTTTTGCTTGTGTGCTCCTTCTGTCTTCTTCCTTTACATACCCTACATCTTACCCATCCTTACCTTCAATCCCTGTTTGGCTTTTTCCAGGAAACCTTCCCTGACTACCCTGGTCCACTTCGAACACTGGCTTCTCTGAGTTCTTGTGCGTGTGTGGTCAGTCTCACACAATTTAGCCCTTCTCTCAATTTTTAGGGGGGATAAATTCAGTTAAAATCCATAAACACGTATTAAGTGTCTTATACAATACTTTGACAACTAACCTTTAAGAGAATAGAGGTCATTTCATTCTATTCCATTTTATGATTGCTGTGTGCTCTCTTGGTGTTTCAAATAAATTGGATGGTCCCTGGGGGCAAAGAATACATCTTCTACTCCTGAATAGTATCTGTCTACATTTTCCCAATGTTAGCACCTGAAggaaacttggaacacaaaataagagaattggaagGGCCTTGGGGTCAAGAATTAAGGGATTTAGGACTTTTAGATTACTCAGTCCCCTCTACTTTatctcccttattttatagacaaggtgAATGAATTTCAGAGAAGCAGACTGACTTACTGAGTCACATAGTAAAATAGCAACAAAGCTGAGGAGCTGGGACCCAAATAGACCCTTGTCCCTCCTACTccattgctttttgtttgtttttttgccttgttttgttttcttttgcaaagcaGTGTGAGGATCCGTTCTTTCCACCACCCCAGTCCCTGGCAGGTCAGAAGGATGTTCTTTCATGGTAAAGGAGTTTTTCATCCCACCCATGGGTAACTCCTGGGACATCCTCGGGGCAGGTCAGTCTCCAAAGTGACCTGCTGGAGCAGAGAATGGCCATGAGTGATTCATCCAGGAGACTCCATGCTGATTAACATCTGATCAGCTTCTAGGAACCCAGCCTCTACTTTCAGATTCCAAACAGGGCCCTGATAGGCAGTTTGCATCCTGGAAGTCAAGAGCTTTGCCTAATTCTCAGGCTTTGAAACAAATTTGGTTTTTAGGTATCGGGAAGTCGAGCTGGCCGAGTCCTTGCAGGGTATAGGAtttttaaatctggaagggacATGAGAGAAGACCAGTAGCAGTCCTTCTTTATATACACAAGGTAACTGAGGGCCAGACAGGTGAAGTGGATTGCCAGAGGTCATCAGGACCGGCACTTGGGTCTCTAGCCTCCCAAACCTGCACTCCTTACACAACCCCGCACTGAAATTGTTCTGTAGTAAACCAAGTTCGATTTGCTTTTCTGGGGAACAGAGGAATGACTGAGATGGGAATAATCTAACTGCCCAACGATGAATCTTCCTCAGGATCCCAAGAATTACAAGCAGAAAAATGCTTAGAAATTACCTAGTTTAGTCCCGTTTTAAAGACAAGCAAACAGAGACTAGAGAGTTTGGTCATAGGctagaattgcttttttttttttttctttgctgcaaATATCCAAGTGCAGCAATGGCTCATTGACTTAATATTGTGTGATTCGGGATTACAATTGGCTTGCCACCCATGTCTATGGATAACGTTCTCTGAAAGGTATCAAAACTTCAATTGGGGCTTCCTTTAACTGGGGCTTTGGGAGCATCCTGTATAAGTCAAACGCTGCCTGAGAGTGGGGCCCTTATTCTCTCCTATTGTTGATACTGGCTTCTCTAATTTGTGAGGTGCAGAAATGAACAGGATGGCACATTTGGGCACAAACCAACTCCTTGGATCAGAGTCCTTACCTAGGCtggtgtatgtgtatacacaaacaGCTCTATTCTATATAAAACTCTATTTCAATGTCATCGGTTTCCTTGGATatcctctatattttattttgtgtatttaaaaacattattccgaGGAAGGGTCCCCAGGCTTCAGTCGCCTGCCAAAAGGGTGCATTGACTTGAAAAGGTTAAGAAGCGCAGACCCAAAGCGTTCGGCTTTTATGAGATGCTCTGTAATCCATACAAAGTTTACACAGGGTTGAGACCCAAACTCAgatatttgccaaatttcatttcaGTCTGGGAAAAAGTGCTACTTCTGCGAATAATAAGGCATGTCAGGCAAGATACATTATTTTATGAGGCAAGTCAAAGAAATCTGATGACCACAGTGaggcattaaaaattaaaagaactgcaggaaaaaaaaaaaacagattgagaAACATAATGCACAAGCAATTTTCCATCGGAAAGTGATAAAGGGGTCTGGATATTGCAGTCTCGCACTGCCGGTTGCCTCAGGTGTCGGGGGCAAATGGATTTTGTACTGAGAAGGACAACGCGGTCTCTAGCAAATCTTATGCAGTGAAATATTTTAGTTCCTTCATATAGAGACATCGTACACCATGTTAACAACCatgaaaaacaatacaaaatgcTTTCAATTTAACAAGTAGAAAAATATAACTAGTATATATGGCAATTGTGAATCTAATACTGTACATAAGTAATTTATggatttttacaaataaattatagcTTCAATGccctttgttattattattaatattatcatcgatatttttgtctttcctagACACACACCAGAACTTAAGAGTAGAAAGGTTCAGAACCTCGCTCGGGAGTCTAGTGCCAGTCAAATGTTCTGCCCACAAGCTCAAAGAATTTCTTATTTGGCTCATGAAAGTATTCGTGCAGTTTATTGAGTAGTTTGGGATCCACTTGAGGGTGTGCTCTTCCCTTTGACTCATGTAAACACCGGTCTCTGCCGCTGTCCCTTAGGCAGTAGAAgccttttgttttattaaaatagaaGTTTGAAGCATTGATTTGTGGAGCCAGCTTCAAGAACCGCTCTACTTTTTCGATTTCTGGGAAAGGGTCTCTAATGAGCTGATCCCCATCCACGATGTGAATGTGATCGAGTGGAAAGTACCGGAGCCAGTTTTGCATGTGAAAGTAATAGAGGCTCCGGTTTATTGCCTTGTATTCCACGTTGAGCTCCCCGTCTTTGATGAGGAATTCTTCGATGGACGGGTAGGGTTTGTGTTTTTGCACGTGGTTATAAAACACTTGAGTATAGTCCGACAGAACTCGCTCGCTGGGGTCTCGCAAGATCAGGAGCAGTCTGATGGAGGGGTTCATGTTATAAACTCTCTCAGGCACTTTGGACGAAGTGAAGTAGGCGGGGGTCTTTTCTACGGTGAGCTGATGAGGGGAAGAGTAGGGCATCTGACTGAGGTACCATTCCAGGCCGTTTCCATAGTGATCTTCCCAGTCAAAAAAATGGACTTCACTTTCAGCAGCCGCTATCCCCGGGTGCAGACTGAGCATCTCCAGCAGGGCTCGGGTACCGCCTTTCCTCACGCCGATGATGATCGTCTGGGGCAGCCGCTGGCTGGACCCGTTCAAAGGAGCCCCGTCTTGGAAGTCGCTTTGGAGAGAGCCTTTCCTTAGCAGCTCTTTCTGCCCGGCTTCGGAGGGGGCTTCGACTTGGGAGCTGGCGGCGGGATGAGAAGGCACTAGCTGGGGCCGGAGGATGAGCAGCATTGCTCCCAGAACGAGTGTCGTCATGGTGGACGCTGGTCTAGCTTCACTCAGCTGGAGGAGGGGTCATGAAGCAACTGCCGCATAGAAATGCCTTCACACAGCTCCTCCTGGTCCTCGGCACATATATCTGGCAACGGGGATCTCACTgcaaaggaaaagagacagaggtCAGCCATGGAGCCGAGCGGAGCCCACAATGTCTGCACCCGGGGACCGAAGGGGGCGAGTCACCGCCCTTCTCCTGGCCGGCCTCTGGGTATCTGTGAGACTGAGGGAGCTGGAGCTGAGCATCTCTCCCGAAGGtgtttccagctctgacattcaatGTCCTTTGGGTCCTCCTGAATTTTAGCATTCCAGAACACTAGAGTGGTTAGAAACCTAATAAAGCAAGGGTCGTGATGTTCTTAGGAGAACCCCGTGTCTGCCGGGGCTTATTTATAGATGACCAGATGCAGGCTTTGATAGCTAATAGAAGCTGCACATATCAGTAATTGTGCTATTCGGGGCTGCTTTCGTATCATAGATCATTTTTGGCAACAACATCTGTACAAGGCAACGCTAACAC encodes:
- the HS3ST1 gene encoding heparan sulfate glucosamine 3-O-sulfotransferase 1 encodes the protein MTTLVLGAMLLILRPQLVPSHPAASSQVEAPSEAGQKELLRKGSLQSDFQDGAPLNGSSQRLPQTIIIGVRKGGTRALLEMLSLHPGIAAAESEVHFFDWEDHYGNGLEWYLSQMPYSSPHQLTVEKTPAYFTSSKVPERVYNMNPSIRLLLILRDPSERVLSDYTQVFYNHVQKHKPYPSIEEFLIKDGELNVEYKAINRSLYYFHMQNWLRYFPLDHIHIVDGDQLIRDPFPEIEKVERFLKLAPQINASNFYFNKTKGFYCLRDSGRDRCLHESKGRAHPQVDPKLLNKLHEYFHEPNKKFFELVGRTFDWH